A stretch of Clostridia bacterium DNA encodes these proteins:
- the dnaB gene encoding replicative DNA helicase produces MLERVPPHNEEAEQAFLGSLILQGDMLDEVSSKIHKNSFYFEKHEVIYQAILELAEEYRPIDLITLTNKLKEKSSLDKVGGSSYIAYLSTVVPTAANVVYYADIVEKNAVLRELIKTSTNIANKAFQGEAEVEYLLDESERMILDVAEKRQKEGFTEIQDALNIAIDNISKMAKNKGDVTGIPTFRDLDKYLLGLHESDMLIVAARPGMGKTSFCLNLALKAAKAGYPVALFSLEMSADQLVTRMLSSESMIDQQKLRSGNIDIDEIERMIKTAGEISKLPIYIDDTPGISAMEIRGKARRLKAKHGLGLIIIDYLQLMQSHKKTENRQQEVSEISRNLKALARELNVPLMALSQLSRAVEQTSDKKPALSHLRESGSLEQDSDCVMFIHRPEYYDDETDKKNIAEIIIAKHRHGPTGTVDLAFFAELTKFADLAH; encoded by the coding sequence ATGCTGGAAAGAGTTCCTCCACACAACGAAGAAGCTGAACAAGCCTTTTTGGGATCGCTTATATTACAGGGCGATATGCTCGATGAAGTGAGCTCGAAGATTCATAAAAATAGTTTCTATTTTGAAAAGCATGAGGTCATTTATCAGGCTATTTTAGAATTGGCTGAAGAATATCGGCCGATTGACCTAATCACACTAACCAACAAGTTGAAAGAAAAGAGTAGTTTGGATAAGGTGGGAGGCTCTTCCTATATTGCCTATTTATCCACGGTTGTTCCTACTGCAGCCAACGTGGTCTATTACGCAGATATTGTGGAAAAGAATGCTGTCTTACGGGAACTTATCAAAACCTCAACTAATATTGCCAATAAGGCTTTCCAAGGAGAGGCTGAAGTAGAGTATTTGCTAGATGAATCAGAGCGTATGATTTTGGATGTTGCCGAGAAGCGTCAGAAAGAGGGCTTTACTGAAATCCAAGATGCTCTAAATATTGCCATCGACAACATTTCTAAAATGGCCAAAAATAAAGGTGATGTGACGGGGATACCTACTTTCCGAGATTTAGATAAGTATTTATTGGGCTTACACGAAAGTGATATGCTAATCGTTGCCGCGAGACCAGGTATGGGTAAGACTTCGTTTTGTCTTAATTTGGCTCTGAAAGCAGCAAAGGCTGGCTATCCGGTGGCTTTGTTTAGCCTAGAGATGTCTGCAGACCAACTGGTTACCCGGATGCTTTCTTCTGAATCTATGATAGACCAGCAAAAACTTAGATCAGGTAATATTGATATTGACGAGATAGAGCGTATGATAAAAACAGCGGGTGAGATTTCTAAATTGCCCATTTATATTGATGATACACCAGGTATTTCAGCTATGGAAATACGGGGAAAAGCTAGAAGACTCAAGGCGAAACATGGCTTGGGATTGATAATTATTGACTATTTGCAACTTATGCAATCACATAAGAAAACGGAGAACCGACAACAGGAAGTATCGGAGATATCGAGAAATCTGAAAGCCTTGGCTAGGGAATTGAACGTACCTTTGATGGCGTTATCACAATTAAGCCGAGCGGTGGAACAAACTTCCGATAAGAAACCGGCTCTGAGCCATTTGCGAGAATCTGGCTCACTGGAGCAAGATAGTGACTGTGTAATGTTTATCCATCGTCCAGAATACTATGATGATGAAACAGACAAGAAGAATATTGCGGAAATTATTATTGCTAAACATCGTCATGGACCTACTGGAACCGTAGATTTGGCATTTTTTGCGGAGCTTACCAAGTTCGCTGATTTAGCGCATTAA
- a CDS encoding NUDIX hydrolase produces the protein MSNKEYLYQGWLKIFRKQRNGRKYEILESPSAVAAVLLDEEDRILLVKQYRPAVEKMTWEIPAGCLDKPALSPVEVMVEEIEEECALNIQSSDLQPLVSYIPQIGHNYSTMQIFSAKVPSGQQLEQMVDDVDVEKTRWWTMEELKLAIEEGEILDVKTVLAYYCYQNNTASND, from the coding sequence ATGAGTAATAAGGAATATCTTTATCAAGGCTGGTTGAAGATTTTTCGCAAACAGAGAAATGGCCGAAAATATGAGATCCTAGAATCGCCGAGTGCTGTTGCAGCGGTCTTGCTTGATGAAGAGGACCGAATATTACTAGTTAAACAATACAGACCAGCTGTGGAAAAAATGACTTGGGAGATCCCGGCCGGTTGCTTGGATAAACCTGCATTATCTCCAGTCGAGGTAATGGTGGAAGAAATCGAAGAAGAATGTGCACTCAACATCCAAAGTAGCGATTTACAACCACTGGTATCATACATACCTCAAATTGGTCATAACTATTCAACCATGCAAATATTTTCTGCCAAAGTACCAAGCGGACAACAGCTAGAACAGATGGTAGATGATGTAGATGTAGAAAAGACCCGTTGGTGGACGATGGAGGAGTTAAAGCTAGCGATAGAAGAAGGGGAAATACTTGATGTTAAGACCGTGCTAGCGTACTATTGTTACCAAAACAACACTGCATCTAACGATTAG
- a CDS encoding 50S ribosomal protein L9 codes for MKVILNKDVKKLGNKGDVVTVSDGYARNFLLPKDLAKEATEGNVRQAETRKQELKEQERARRQEALKKKEALEGGVLEYVTKAGSAGRLFGAITNKDLVASINEKYGLSIDKKKIDMGEHIKVLGEYEIRVKLYPQISANLKVLVKEEE; via the coding sequence ATGAAAGTAATACTCAATAAGGATGTAAAAAAACTGGGAAACAAGGGCGATGTAGTCACAGTTAGTGACGGCTATGCTCGCAATTTTTTATTACCTAAGGATTTGGCAAAGGAGGCCACGGAAGGCAACGTGCGCCAAGCGGAAACTAGGAAGCAAGAACTAAAGGAACAGGAAAGGGCGCGTAGACAGGAAGCCTTGAAGAAAAAGGAAGCGCTCGAAGGTGGCGTTTTGGAATACGTAACCAAAGCTGGTTCGGCTGGGCGCTTGTTTGGAGCGATTACCAATAAAGATTTGGTTGCAAGTATTAATGAGAAGTATGGCTTGTCAATTGACAAGAAGAAGATTGATATGGGTGAGCATATCAAGGTTCTTGGTGAATATGAAATTAGGGTCAAGCTGTATCCTCAAATCTCAGCAAATCTGAAAGTGCTTGTCAAAGAAGAAGAATAG
- a CDS encoding QueT transporter family protein: MRKLIKGALIAAIYIVLCVMPGISAISFGPLQFRVAESLVVLPILYPEAIPGLFIGAFVANLTGPIGLIDAIFGSIATLLAAGLTYRLRKSIWAYWSPVIVNGIIVGYYLHKFYELPYLATAASIAVGEAVVVFTLGRLLVRKLRETKID; encoded by the coding sequence ATGAGAAAACTTATAAAAGGCGCTTTGATTGCCGCTATATATATAGTTCTTTGCGTCATGCCAGGCATATCGGCTATATCTTTTGGGCCACTTCAGTTTAGGGTAGCGGAGAGCCTTGTTGTATTGCCGATTCTATATCCGGAAGCTATTCCGGGACTCTTTATAGGTGCTTTTGTTGCAAATTTAACTGGACCTATAGGGCTGATTGATGCAATTTTTGGCAGTATAGCGACATTGCTCGCGGCAGGATTGACTTATCGTTTGCGCAAGAGTATTTGGGCCTATTGGTCACCTGTGATTGTGAATGGAATTATTGTAGGATACTATCTACACAAGTTTTATGAGCTACCCTATTTGGCAACTGCGGCCAGCATAGCTGTTGGAGAAGCAGTAGTCGTATTTACATTGGGAAGATTGCTTGTGCGTAAATTGAGGGAAACCAAGATAGACTAA
- a CDS encoding Na/Pi cotransporter family protein, translating to MEAIIGLFGGLALFIFGMQMMSNGLKNAAGDRMQSILERLTSKPVLGVMVGAGVTALIQSSSATTVMVVGFVNAGLMTLRQSIAVIMGANIGTTVTSQLIAFDISNFILPIIIIGFLLNFLASKSSVKYIGSIILGFGILMHGMSIMSGAMTPLRSNVQFTGTMASFADRPFLGLLSGMAVTFVLQSSSAATGILIAMASTGLIDIQGAIPVLFGTNIGTCITAVLSSIGTSRNAKRAALAHVLFNVMGSLIFMILLKPFSSLVINGTDMIVNSFGGEVTVARLVANAHTAFNIINTVLFFPLISFFNKLILRIVPVLEEEKELNKNPIYLDERVLHTPEIASSLARKELVSIGNLASKNLKNAFVGLVDKKPKKLRKVFEVEPIIDKLEKETTVYLTKIAQQNISERLSEENSGLLHVAYDVERIGDHAENIAQTALLYIDGQFKFSDLAIEELKEIYKITHECVLAALKALADSDEESAHTVEYLENAIDNLEKTLREKHIKRLNEGVCFPQSGVAFLDVLSNMERIGDHCSNIAGIIIAHNE from the coding sequence ATGGAAGCAATTATTGGATTATTTGGGGGACTTGCCCTTTTTATTTTTGGTATGCAGATGATGAGCAATGGTCTCAAAAATGCTGCTGGTGATCGGATGCAAAGCATCCTAGAACGTCTAACAAGTAAACCAGTTTTAGGGGTAATGGTAGGTGCTGGTGTTACAGCACTAATTCAATCCAGCAGTGCAACCACTGTCATGGTAGTCGGTTTTGTAAATGCTGGCCTGATGACTCTACGACAATCAATTGCTGTAATTATGGGTGCCAACATTGGTACAACGGTAACCTCACAGTTAATTGCATTTGACATCAGTAATTTTATTTTACCAATTATTATTATTGGTTTTCTTCTCAACTTTCTAGCATCAAAATCTTCTGTGAAATATATTGGCTCCATCATTTTAGGCTTCGGCATCTTAATGCACGGTATGAGCATTATGAGCGGCGCTATGACACCACTTAGAAGTAATGTACAATTCACAGGTACTATGGCAAGTTTTGCCGACAGACCATTTCTAGGTTTGCTTAGTGGGATGGCGGTTACCTTTGTACTACAAAGTTCTAGTGCAGCCACTGGTATCTTGATTGCAATGGCTAGTACTGGTTTGATCGATATTCAAGGAGCTATTCCCGTACTGTTTGGTACTAATATTGGCACATGTATCACCGCAGTGCTTTCCTCTATTGGGACAAGCCGCAATGCCAAGCGTGCTGCTTTGGCTCACGTACTGTTCAATGTGATGGGTTCTTTGATTTTCATGATCCTTTTGAAACCATTTAGTAGCTTAGTAATAAATGGGACCGACATGATTGTGAATTCTTTTGGGGGAGAAGTAACCGTAGCACGGTTGGTGGCCAATGCTCACACCGCTTTCAATATTATCAACACCGTTCTCTTTTTCCCATTGATAAGCTTTTTTAACAAACTAATCTTGCGGATTGTTCCTGTTTTGGAAGAAGAAAAAGAACTAAACAAAAATCCCATTTATTTGGACGAACGGGTTTTGCATACACCAGAGATTGCATCGTCACTGGCCAGGAAAGAATTGGTTAGTATTGGTAACCTAGCTTCTAAAAATCTAAAGAATGCCTTTGTAGGTTTAGTAGACAAGAAGCCCAAAAAGTTACGCAAAGTATTTGAAGTGGAACCTATTATTGATAAGCTGGAAAAAGAAACCACGGTATATCTAACGAAAATTGCTCAACAAAATATTAGCGAGCGTCTCTCAGAGGAGAATTCCGGGCTATTGCACGTGGCATATGATGTCGAAAGAATCGGAGACCATGCAGAAAATATTGCTCAAACTGCCTTGCTCTATATAGATGGTCAATTTAAATTTAGTGATTTAGCCATAGAGGAATTGAAAGAAATCTATAAGATAACACATGAATGTGTTCTTGCTGCGCTAAAGGCCCTAGCTGACAGCGACGAAGAATCAGCCCATACTGTAGAGTATCTCGAAAACGCAATCGATAATTTAGAAAAAACACTTCGTGAAAAACATATCAAACGTCTTAATGAAGGAGTATGCTTCCCTCAATCCGGTGTAGCTTTTCTAGATGTACTAAGCAACATGGAGCGAATTGGTGACCACTGCAGTAACATTGCTGGTATCATAATCGCTCACAATGAATAA
- a CDS encoding type II secretion system F family protein, with protein sequence MQFQKSCLNWVRTSRFGRFHQQAKIKLGLESDQASFEEYIEKKIRVQLLIVLIGFGLAFLIKEKSIFLLMVMSYFNLKEELSLYKSAKKLTRAYRRAFPVYISNLIIFLEAGYSMEMALRKSAEIGANNPLKELFRKAFKEIDNGEQRDKAFRDMVAKAKDSYISKLIFMAEQGMRIGKRQVMPGLEALSSKCWREQMDLIREDSAKASSKMVFPMIMMFISIAILALAPGIITLSSAF encoded by the coding sequence ATGCAGTTTCAAAAGTCATGTTTGAACTGGGTCCGGACTAGCCGGTTTGGGCGATTTCACCAACAGGCAAAAATCAAACTGGGTCTTGAGTCGGACCAAGCCTCTTTTGAGGAGTATATTGAAAAAAAGATTCGCGTCCAGCTATTGATTGTATTGATTGGTTTTGGATTAGCCTTTTTGATTAAGGAAAAGAGTATTTTCCTGTTAATGGTAATGAGTTATTTCAATTTGAAGGAAGAACTTTCCTTATATAAGAGTGCTAAAAAGCTAACACGAGCATATCGTAGAGCGTTTCCAGTATATATAAGTAATTTAATTATTTTTTTGGAAGCAGGTTACTCCATGGAAATGGCACTGCGAAAATCAGCTGAGATTGGAGCAAACAATCCCCTTAAGGAATTATTCCGGAAAGCTTTTAAAGAAATAGACAATGGTGAACAACGAGATAAGGCGTTTCGGGATATGGTTGCGAAAGCCAAAGACTCCTATATATCAAAATTAATCTTTATGGCTGAGCAGGGAATGCGAATAGGTAAGCGACAAGTGATGCCTGGTTTAGAAGCATTGTCTTCAAAGTGTTGGCGGGAACAAATGGACTTAATTCGGGAGGATAGTGCGAAAGCGTCTTCCAAAATGGTATTTCCCATGATTATGATGTTTATTTCAATTGCGATTTTGGCGTTGGCACCCGGTATTATCACTCTAAGTTCAGCTTTTTGA
- a CDS encoding 30S ribosomal protein S6, with protein MRKYECLYIIDAELEEDAIQAEVDKYAQLLEKHECEEVSIDAWGKRRLAYEIRKKREGYYVLMEYNGPADFVSELERLMGIDEKVMKYLVTKKEK; from the coding sequence ATGAGAAAGTATGAGTGTCTTTACATTATTGACGCTGAACTCGAAGAAGATGCCATTCAGGCAGAAGTAGACAAATATGCACAATTGCTAGAAAAGCATGAGTGTGAAGAGGTCAGTATCGATGCGTGGGGAAAACGCAGACTTGCTTACGAGATTCGTAAAAAACGCGAGGGTTATTATGTTCTTATGGAATACAACGGCCCAGCTGATTTTGTCAGCGAATTAGAGCGTTTAATGGGAATCGATGAAAAAGTAATGAAGTATTTAGTTACTAAAAAAGAAAAATAA
- a CDS encoding 30S ribosomal protein S18: protein MKRDRNRRPRRKVCSFCVDKVDYIDYKDVNKLKKYVTESGKILPRRITGTCAAHQRQITTAIKRARHIALMPYTTQD from the coding sequence ATGAAACGTGATAGAAATAGAAGACCACGTAGAAAGGTCTGCAGCTTTTGCGTAGATAAAGTGGATTATATCGACTACAAAGACGTTAATAAGCTGAAGAAATATGTTACCGAGAGTGGAAAGATTCTTCCTAGAAGAATCACCGGCACATGTGCTGCTCACCAGAGACAGATTACTACTGCCATCAAGAGAGCGAGACATATTGCACTGATGCCTTATACGACACAGGATTAG
- a CDS encoding type II secretion system F family protein, which translates to MKLRLVCLVITFLLGLFLFDLWLVGLLMAPLGLFFAGRIEKHLQESTEKKYLAQYLDFLTVFSMTTSVGRGGLDAFQYCLDELSMIHPLDEGFMKDLQDVISRTNMDQDIYQIFRDHTFAIAREEIDVFVQMLYLASKKGGDMDRVIAYCSSLLEERVRMQRDKEVLLARQKFELDVIIALPFVLLAIMKSSNQDYLTTLISNPMGWVALIVSALLMAFSLFLGVQLCSFKSHV; encoded by the coding sequence ATGAAACTAAGATTGGTTTGTTTGGTGATCACATTTCTACTAGGACTGTTCCTATTTGATCTTTGGTTGGTGGGTCTTTTGATGGCTCCGTTGGGACTCTTTTTTGCTGGGAGAATTGAAAAGCATTTGCAGGAAAGCACAGAGAAAAAATATTTGGCTCAATATTTAGACTTTCTTACGGTATTCTCGATGACCACAAGTGTTGGACGGGGAGGCCTAGATGCATTTCAATACTGCCTGGATGAGCTAAGTATGATTCACCCTCTTGATGAGGGCTTTATGAAGGATCTCCAAGACGTAATTTCTAGGACCAACATGGATCAAGATATTTATCAAATATTTCGGGACCATACGTTTGCTATTGCTAGAGAAGAAATTGATGTATTTGTCCAAATGCTGTATCTAGCGAGTAAGAAGGGCGGCGATATGGACCGGGTTATTGCATACTGCTCATCGCTCCTAGAAGAACGTGTTCGCATGCAGAGAGATAAAGAAGTCTTATTGGCTAGGCAAAAATTTGAGTTAGATGTAATAATTGCTTTGCCATTTGTACTATTGGCGATTATGAAAAGCTCAAATCAGGATTATTTAACAACGTTAATCTCAAATCCAATGGGTTGGGTGGCGCTAATTGTTTCTGCGCTACTAATGGCTTTTTCATTATTCTTGGGGGTGCAGTTATGCAGTTTCAAAAGTCATGTTTGA
- a CDS encoding DUF951 domain-containing protein, with amino-acid sequence MDYKVGDIVQMKKGHPCGENRWEVLREGMDFRIKCLGCQRVVLLPRKKFEKNVKRKLNEK; translated from the coding sequence ATGGATTATAAAGTCGGAGATATAGTACAGATGAAAAAAGGACATCCCTGTGGGGAAAATAGATGGGAAGTGCTTCGCGAAGGGATGGATTTTAGAATAAAATGTCTTGGCTGTCAGCGAGTAGTTTTACTTCCTAGAAAAAAATTCGAGAAGAATGTGAAACGCAAGTTGAATGAAAAATAG
- a CDS encoding single-stranded DNA-binding protein, which translates to MFNKVVLIGRLTRDPELRFTQNGKAVASFSLAVDRAFKREGQPEADFFRISVWGKQAENCANYLSKGSLAAIDGRIEMNKYTDKDGQERTSVDVTANDVRFLSSPGGKKNSQENNASVADSNKGDMSDFSDDGLPF; encoded by the coding sequence TTGTTCAATAAAGTCGTATTGATAGGGAGACTCACAAGAGATCCTGAACTCAGATTTACACAAAACGGTAAGGCAGTAGCAAGTTTTTCCTTGGCAGTGGATCGGGCTTTCAAAAGAGAAGGACAACCAGAAGCTGATTTTTTTAGAATTTCGGTTTGGGGCAAACAAGCTGAAAATTGTGCAAATTATCTGTCCAAGGGTAGCCTCGCTGCTATCGATGGACGCATAGAAATGAATAAATATACCGACAAGGATGGACAGGAACGAACTAGTGTGGACGTTACTGCCAACGATGTGCGATTCTTGAGCTCACCGGGCGGCAAGAAAAACAGTCAAGAGAATAATGCTTCCGTTGCTGATAGCAATAAAGGCGATATGAGCGATTTCTCAGATGACGGTCTGCCATTCTAA
- a CDS encoding 2,3-bisphosphoglycerate-dependent phosphoglycerate mutase has protein sequence MKEIVLVCSGSTEESSKNKLVGWQDVRLSKAGLEEEYNAGRILKRNNYTFDLAFTSVLTRGVQSLWQILDAMDLHWVKTNKNWRLNGRYYGQLEGMDYQQIAERYGEEKLKHWMHDYKAFVPMVELDDLRHPSNDPRYGDLIPEEIPQGENLVETFSRVFPHWDNKIKPMIAIDRKVLVVGHHNSIRALMTMIEDAPIEEVIERPIMRGIPMVYTLDDDLNYISKSELRDE, from the coding sequence ATGAAAGAAATCGTGCTCGTCTGCAGCGGCTCAACAGAAGAATCTAGTAAGAACAAATTAGTCGGTTGGCAGGATGTAAGACTTTCGAAAGCAGGCTTGGAAGAAGAGTACAATGCTGGCAGAATTCTTAAAAGGAATAATTATACTTTTGATCTGGCATTTACCTCCGTGTTGACGCGAGGCGTCCAGTCTTTATGGCAGATTCTTGATGCGATGGACTTACATTGGGTAAAAACGAATAAGAATTGGCGATTAAACGGAAGATACTATGGACAGCTCGAGGGGATGGACTACCAGCAAATTGCTGAGCGATATGGGGAAGAAAAACTGAAGCATTGGATGCATGATTATAAAGCGTTTGTTCCTATGGTGGAGCTCGACGATTTGCGGCATCCATCGAATGACCCCCGATATGGCGATCTTATCCCTGAGGAAATTCCACAAGGAGAAAATTTAGTAGAGACTTTTTCAAGGGTATTTCCACACTGGGATAACAAGATTAAGCCCATGATTGCTATCGACCGTAAAGTTTTGGTAGTAGGACACCATAATAGCATTCGTGCACTTATGACCATGATAGAAGATGCTCCCATAGAGGAAGTAATCGAACGTCCTATCATGCGAGGGATTCCCATGGTTTATACATTAGACGATGATTTGAATTATATTTCTAAATCGGAGTTACGCGATGAGTAA
- a CDS encoding YybS family protein: protein MFENKQMTDSRFIAEGAILSAVAAILGLIGIYVPPLSLISNLLWLIPLIVITLRWGFGRGLISLLVAGSLMAMLSSPVDALLLLVQYGGVALVYGYSFRKGDQLPKTLLRGIVAAALGSVLMILLAIGLLGFEPSTFVEDMQQSSEMAISFYEKTGMLERFEEQGISRTQIVEIFDNVGRVMLKIIPSIIVAMAMLTAIFSLILTRHVLKKLKMKVPTQLPPFRDWKIDFRFIYGFIAGLVAYLLSDFLQIPLLGTIGVNLLVVFGFIFALQGLAVLSSLFHLMKGKILPRMMMILFAVIFIQATLYLLVFIGLFDLFFDYRKRSNGGGDNHESNTQ, encoded by the coding sequence ATGTTTGAAAACAAACAAATGACAGATAGCAGATTCATAGCGGAAGGAGCTATCCTTAGTGCGGTTGCAGCTATACTAGGGCTTATTGGTATTTATGTACCACCGCTTAGCCTGATTAGTAATTTGCTATGGCTGATTCCGCTTATCGTAATAACATTGCGATGGGGTTTCGGAAGAGGACTGATTTCGTTGCTGGTTGCTGGCTCACTAATGGCCATGCTGTCTTCACCGGTCGATGCGTTGCTTTTGCTGGTACAATACGGTGGGGTTGCTCTAGTATATGGTTACAGCTTTAGGAAAGGTGACCAATTACCAAAAACGTTGCTGCGTGGGATAGTAGCTGCCGCTTTGGGAAGTGTTTTGATGATTCTATTAGCAATAGGATTGCTGGGATTTGAACCGAGTACTTTTGTGGAAGATATGCAACAATCATCTGAGATGGCGATATCCTTTTATGAAAAAACTGGCATGCTGGAACGATTTGAGGAGCAGGGCATCTCAAGAACACAGATTGTGGAAATATTCGATAATGTTGGAAGGGTCATGTTGAAGATTATTCCGAGTATTATTGTAGCGATGGCTATGCTAACAGCAATTTTCTCTTTGATTTTGACTAGACATGTACTCAAAAAGCTCAAAATGAAGGTTCCAACCCAACTTCCGCCATTTCGAGACTGGAAGATTGACTTCCGTTTTATTTATGGGTTCATAGCAGGATTGGTGGCATATTTGCTGTCAGATTTTTTGCAGATACCATTACTGGGTACAATTGGTGTGAATTTATTAGTAGTTTTTGGGTTTATATTTGCTTTACAGGGATTGGCTGTGCTGAGCTCATTGTTCCATTTGATGAAGGGAAAGATACTGCCAAGGATGATGATGATCCTATTTGCGGTAATCTTTATACAAGCTACGCTATACTTACTTGTATTCATTGGACTGTTTGATTTATTCTTTGATTATAGGAAAAGATCCAATGGGGGAGGAGATAATCATGAAAGTAATACTCAATAA
- a CDS encoding CpaF family protein yields the protein MSDLYLIKNQIRQNVNEKIAHYPDIEDDQLQDVITEEVLSYEQADILSFSQKEKLIVSIYNSMRKLDILQPFLEDDSISEIMINGPDCIFVEKGGRMERIHQSFETSDTLHNIIQNVVTKVNRSVNETTPIVDARLEDGSRVAVVLPPVALQGPIMTIRKFPENPLTMEHLLRSGSMTQEAADFMQMLVTSKYNIFISGGTSSGKTTFLNILSNYIPSEERIVTIEDSAELQIKGKENIIRLEARSDASGGCPIAIRDLIKTALRLRPDRIIVGEVRGREALDMLQAMNTGHDGSLSTGHANNPRDALKRLEVMAVESGEIPLDSAKQQIVSAIDIVVQLSRMGDGKRRVMNISELAGIEKGEYVMNHLFSYNLEKGGLLRTGELLNTNKLNLSRSLNK from the coding sequence ATGAGTGATTTGTATTTGATAAAAAACCAGATACGTCAGAATGTGAATGAGAAAATTGCGCACTATCCTGATATCGAGGACGACCAATTGCAGGACGTGATAACGGAGGAGGTGCTCTCTTATGAACAGGCAGATATTCTAAGTTTTTCCCAAAAAGAAAAATTAATAGTCAGTATCTATAATTCCATGAGGAAACTAGATATCCTACAACCATTTCTAGAAGATGACAGCATTTCGGAGATTATGATTAATGGACCAGATTGCATATTTGTGGAGAAGGGCGGTCGGATGGAGCGCATCCATCAAAGCTTCGAAACTTCCGATACCTTACATAATATCATTCAGAATGTGGTTACCAAGGTTAATCGGTCAGTTAATGAAACGACACCAATTGTGGATGCCCGTTTGGAAGATGGTTCTCGAGTCGCGGTAGTTCTTCCACCCGTTGCCTTGCAAGGGCCCATTATGACCATAAGAAAATTTCCAGAAAATCCACTTACCATGGAACACCTTTTGCGAAGTGGAAGTATGACTCAAGAAGCTGCAGACTTTATGCAGATGCTTGTGACTAGTAAATACAATATATTTATCAGTGGAGGAACGAGCTCTGGAAAGACAACTTTTCTAAATATTCTTTCGAATTATATCCCCAGCGAAGAGCGTATTGTAACGATAGAAGATTCTGCAGAATTACAGATAAAAGGAAAGGAAAACATAATTCGCCTAGAAGCGAGAAGCGATGCGAGCGGTGGCTGTCCCATAGCGATACGAGACTTAATTAAAACAGCACTAAGGCTCAGGCCCGACCGAATTATTGTAGGTGAGGTGCGAGGCCGCGAGGCTTTAGATATGTTACAAGCGATGAATACGGGACACGATGGATCCTTATCTACTGGTCATGCTAATAACCCGAGAGATGCACTGAAACGTTTGGAAGTCATGGCAGTGGAATCTGGGGAAATCCCACTTGATTCTGCGAAACAGCAGATAGTAAGCGCCATAGACATTGTAGTTCAGCTTTCAAGAATGGGTGATGGCAAGCGTAGGGTGATGAATATTTCAGAACTGGCTGGCATTGAAAAAGGAGAATATGTCATGAATCATTTATTCTCATACAATCTTGAAAAAGGTGGCTTATTGCGAACGGGAGAGTTATTAAATACAAATAAGCTTAATCTTAGCAGGAGTTTAAATAAATGA